Proteins from a single region of Lelliottia sp. JS-SCA-14:
- a CDS encoding ABC transporter ATP-binding protein, with product MSLLTVRNMSKRFGGLTAVDDVSLSIHKGEIYGLIGPNGAGKTTCFNLITGLYPADSGEFSIADKPYFPKQIDKVTAAGIARTFQNVRLFNEMSVLENVMVGRHVRTRNGLWAALSRHQRARDEEAQTRELAWHWLEYTGIARFAHYRACDLAYGHQRRLEIARALATDPLLLALDEPAAGMNAAEKNALGELLTRIRDDGKTLLMIEHDVKLVMGICDRLTVLDYGKTLAVGTPDTVRRDPAVIAAWLGGNAHV from the coding sequence ATGAGCCTGTTAACCGTGCGTAATATGTCTAAACGCTTTGGTGGCCTGACCGCCGTGGACGACGTTTCGCTCTCCATTCATAAAGGCGAAATCTACGGTCTGATCGGCCCCAACGGCGCAGGCAAAACCACCTGTTTTAACCTGATCACCGGCCTCTATCCGGCGGATAGCGGCGAGTTTTCGATTGCCGATAAACCCTATTTCCCGAAGCAGATCGACAAAGTCACTGCCGCCGGTATCGCGCGCACTTTTCAGAACGTGCGTCTGTTTAACGAAATGTCGGTGCTGGAGAACGTGATGGTCGGTCGCCACGTGCGCACCCGCAACGGGCTCTGGGCGGCACTATCGCGCCATCAACGCGCCCGCGATGAGGAGGCACAAACCCGCGAGCTGGCCTGGCACTGGCTGGAGTATACCGGAATCGCCCGATTCGCCCACTATCGCGCCTGCGACCTGGCATACGGCCATCAGCGTCGACTGGAGATCGCCCGCGCGCTGGCGACCGACCCGCTGCTGCTGGCGCTCGATGAACCGGCTGCGGGCATGAATGCCGCAGAAAAAAACGCCCTCGGCGAACTGCTCACCCGCATTCGGGACGACGGCAAAACGCTGCTGATGATAGAGCACGACGTTAAGCTGGTGATGGGGATCTGCGACCGCCTTACGGTGCTGGATTACGGCAAAACCCTGGCCGTCGGCACGCCCGACACGGTACGGCGAGACCCGGCGGTGATCGCTGCCTGGCTTGGAGGCAACGCCCATGTCTGA
- a CDS encoding ABC transporter ATP-binding protein has product MSELLKVERLDVHYGGIQAVRGVSFTLQEGEQATLIGANGAGKSSTVRAITGLENFGGNILFNGQPVRKRKSEALLRDGLVMVPEGRGIFARMTVLENLQMGAWLRRDTVTVKSEMDAIFDRFPRLGERQHQLAGLLSGGEQQLLALNRALLSRPRLLILDEPSMGLAPKMVENIFQVIKGLRERGVALLLIEQNARLALEVTDQAWVMDSGSIVHHGESKALLDDDQIAQIYLGEMPV; this is encoded by the coding sequence ATGTCTGAATTACTCAAAGTCGAACGCCTGGACGTGCATTACGGCGGGATCCAGGCAGTGCGCGGCGTGTCGTTCACCCTGCAGGAGGGCGAACAGGCAACGCTGATTGGTGCTAATGGCGCGGGCAAAAGCTCAACCGTGCGCGCCATCACCGGGCTGGAAAACTTCGGCGGCAACATTCTGTTTAACGGCCAGCCGGTGCGCAAACGCAAGTCCGAAGCCTTGCTGCGCGACGGGCTGGTGATGGTCCCGGAAGGTCGTGGCATCTTCGCCCGCATGACGGTGCTGGAGAATTTACAGATGGGCGCCTGGCTGCGCCGTGACACTGTCACAGTAAAAAGCGAAATGGACGCGATTTTCGACCGTTTCCCTCGCCTCGGCGAACGTCAACATCAGCTCGCCGGGCTGCTTTCCGGCGGTGAACAGCAGCTGCTGGCGCTGAACCGCGCCCTGCTCAGCCGTCCGCGCCTGCTGATCCTCGATGAGCCGTCGATGGGGCTGGCTCCGAAAATGGTCGAGAACATTTTTCAGGTTATCAAAGGGCTGCGCGAACGCGGCGTGGCCCTGCTGCTGATCGAACAAAACGCCCGGCTGGCGCTGGAAGTGACGGACCAGGCCTGGGTGATGGACAGCGGCAGCATCGTGCATCACGGCGAATCAAAAGCGCTGCTCGATGACGACCAGATTGCACAGATTTATTTGGGCGAAATGCCCGTTTAA
- a CDS encoding branched-chain amino acid ABC transporter substrate-binding protein → MKTLKISALSAALLLSGFASSASWAAQSETVIIGLAGPLTGPSARIGKDLENGAQLAIDDINKQHPTIGGKAVTFKLQSEDDQSDPRTAVAVAQRLVDSGVAGVVGHWNTGTSIPAARVYHDAGIAQVAPVATGHAYTKQGFDTSFRVMGHDDDGGQFAGEYAVKTLKAKRIAVIDDRTAFGQGLADEFIKSLEAQGVKIVDRQYVDDKTVDFSAVLTAIRSKNADLVFFGGVDSQAAPLARRIKQLNMNATLMGAGGFVSQTFLQLAQKEGEGVVALEPGLPVDQMPGGKAFEQAYQSRYHTHIELHAPFAYDATRVLVAAMEKADSVDPSEYLPALRAISYSGVTGQIAFDDQGNLKSPSFTVYKVVDGKWQPQTVLGGAKTK, encoded by the coding sequence ATGAAAACCTTAAAAATCAGTGCGCTCAGCGCCGCGCTTTTGCTCAGTGGTTTTGCCTCCTCCGCCTCATGGGCGGCCCAGAGCGAAACCGTCATCATCGGCCTGGCAGGCCCGCTCACCGGCCCTTCCGCGCGTATCGGGAAGGATCTGGAGAACGGCGCACAGCTGGCGATCGATGACATCAACAAACAGCACCCGACCATCGGCGGCAAAGCGGTGACCTTCAAACTGCAGTCCGAAGATGACCAGTCCGACCCGCGCACCGCCGTGGCCGTCGCGCAGCGTCTGGTCGACAGCGGCGTGGCAGGTGTGGTCGGCCACTGGAACACCGGGACCAGCATTCCGGCGGCGCGTGTCTATCATGACGCCGGGATCGCCCAGGTCGCGCCTGTCGCCACCGGTCACGCCTATACCAAACAGGGCTTTGACACCAGTTTCCGCGTGATGGGGCACGACGATGACGGTGGGCAGTTCGCGGGCGAATATGCGGTGAAAACCCTGAAAGCCAAACGCATCGCGGTGATCGACGACCGCACCGCCTTCGGCCAGGGCCTGGCAGATGAATTCATCAAATCGCTGGAAGCACAGGGCGTGAAGATTGTTGACCGTCAGTACGTTGACGACAAAACCGTCGACTTTAGCGCCGTGTTAACCGCCATTCGCAGTAAAAACGCCGATCTGGTGTTCTTCGGTGGTGTGGACAGCCAGGCCGCTCCGCTGGCGCGTCGCATCAAGCAGCTGAATATGAACGCCACGCTGATGGGCGCAGGCGGCTTCGTCAGCCAGACCTTCCTGCAGCTGGCCCAGAAAGAAGGCGAAGGTGTAGTGGCGTTAGAGCCAGGCCTGCCGGTCGACCAGATGCCGGGCGGCAAAGCTTTCGAGCAGGCGTACCAGTCCCGCTACCACACCCATATCGAACTGCACGCCCCGTTCGCCTATGACGCCACCCGCGTGCTGGTGGCGGCAATGGAAAAAGCCGACTCCGTCGATCCGTCTGAGTACCTGCCCGCCCTGCGCGCCATCAGCTATTCCGGCGTCACCGGCCAGATCGCTTTCGACGATCAGGGCAACCTGAAATCCCCGTCCTTTACCGTTTACAAAGTGGTCGACGGGAAATGGCAGCCGCAAACCGTTCTGGGCGGCGCAAAAACGAAGTAA
- a CDS encoding L-2-amino-thiazoline-4-carboxylic acid hydrolase — translation MSDNNELGILARRKIEAEIIKPIYEILVREIGKTRAQAVIGEAIEQAAIDAGAHFARQEPNGADVKSFIALQYLWEKDNALDVKVIDADDQQYNYNVTRCRYAEMYHEMGLGEIGHLLSCARDEKFIVGYAPDVELTRTTTIMQGGKCCDFRYHTKKDKA, via the coding sequence ATGAGCGATAACAATGAGCTGGGCATTCTCGCCCGCCGCAAAATAGAAGCAGAAATTATTAAACCCATTTACGAGATCCTGGTGCGCGAGATAGGGAAAACCCGCGCCCAGGCGGTGATTGGCGAAGCGATAGAACAGGCGGCAATTGACGCCGGGGCGCATTTTGCCCGCCAGGAGCCGAACGGCGCGGATGTGAAAAGCTTTATCGCCCTGCAATATCTCTGGGAAAAAGATAACGCGCTGGACGTGAAAGTGATCGACGCCGACGACCAGCAGTACAACTACAACGTGACGCGCTGCCGCTACGCTGAGATGTATCACGAGATGGGGCTGGGCGAGATCGGCCACCTGCTCTCCTGCGCCCGCGATGAGAAATTCATCGTCGGCTACGCGCCGGACGTGGAACTGACGCGTACCACCACCATTATGCAGGGCGGAAAATGCTGTGATTTCCGCTATCACACCAAAAAGGACAAAGCATGA
- a CDS encoding Zn-dependent hydrolase: MIRIDAPRLWTTLSMMAQIGGTPAGGVTRLALSEEDRIARNLLRDWAQEAGLSCDVDSMGNMFIRRAGKNRALPPVMTGSHVDSQPLGGNYDGIYGVLAGLEVLRTLNDNSVETERDIVLVNWTNEEGARFAPAMLASGVWSGQFSEEYALARADSAGVTVGESLDSIGYRGTQPARAFPIHACYELHIEQGPILEDEAIDIGLVRAAMGQRWFTLTLDGFAAHAGTTPMHSRRDALTAFAELALMVEEIGYQHKPDGRATIGMAQITPNSRNVVPSRVVCSVEFRHPQSEVLEAMEVALREAAEGLATRGVTANVERIFDYAPIAFDEACLARSEKAVEALGYSAKPMVSGAGHDTCYISKIAPASMIFIPCEKGISHNEAEKILPEWSEKGANVLLHSVLSAALEK, encoded by the coding sequence ATGATCCGCATCGATGCGCCGCGTCTGTGGACCACGCTTTCGATGATGGCGCAAATCGGCGGCACGCCTGCGGGCGGCGTGACCCGTCTGGCCCTGAGCGAAGAAGACCGCATCGCGCGCAATCTGCTGCGCGACTGGGCGCAGGAGGCGGGATTGTCCTGTGACGTCGACAGCATGGGCAATATGTTTATTCGACGCGCCGGGAAAAACCGCGCCCTGCCGCCGGTAATGACCGGCTCGCATGTGGATTCCCAGCCGCTCGGCGGCAATTACGACGGGATCTACGGCGTGCTGGCCGGGCTGGAAGTCCTGCGCACCCTGAACGACAACAGCGTTGAAACTGAGCGCGACATCGTGCTGGTGAACTGGACCAACGAAGAAGGCGCCCGCTTCGCCCCGGCGATGCTGGCCTCCGGCGTCTGGTCCGGGCAGTTTAGCGAGGAATACGCCCTCGCCCGTGCGGACAGCGCGGGTGTGACCGTCGGCGAATCGCTGGATTCGATCGGTTATCGCGGTACCCAGCCTGCCCGCGCGTTTCCGATCCACGCCTGCTACGAACTGCACATTGAGCAAGGCCCGATTCTGGAAGACGAAGCGATTGATATCGGTCTGGTGCGCGCCGCGATGGGCCAGCGCTGGTTTACCCTGACGCTGGACGGCTTTGCCGCGCACGCAGGCACCACGCCGATGCACAGCCGCCGCGACGCGTTAACTGCGTTTGCCGAGCTGGCGCTGATGGTGGAAGAGATCGGCTATCAGCACAAACCGGACGGCCGCGCGACCATCGGCATGGCGCAGATCACGCCGAACTCGCGCAACGTCGTGCCGTCGCGCGTGGTGTGCAGCGTGGAGTTTCGTCATCCTCAAAGCGAGGTGCTGGAAGCAATGGAAGTGGCGCTGCGTGAAGCCGCTGAAGGGCTGGCGACGCGAGGAGTCACGGCAAACGTTGAGCGGATCTTCGACTACGCGCCGATCGCGTTCGATGAAGCCTGTCTGGCGCGCAGTGAAAAAGCGGTCGAAGCCCTCGGCTATTCGGCAAAACCGATGGTTTCCGGTGCCGGGCACGACACCTGCTATATCAGCAAAATCGCCCCGGCGAGCATGATCTTTATTCCCTGCGAAAAAGGCATCAGCCACAACGAAGCGGAAAAGATCCTGCCCGAGTGGTCAGAGAAAGGGGCGAACGTGTTGCTGCACAGTGTGTTGAGCGCAGCACTCGAAAAATAA
- a CDS encoding MFS transporter, with the protein MFQRWLALVIIVLVYIPVAIDATVLHVAAPTLSMTLGASGNELLWIIDIYSLVMAGMVLPMGALGDRIGFKKLLMLGSVLFGLSSLAAAFAPSAAWLIAARATLAIGAAMIIPATLAGIRTLFVEARHRNIALGVWAAVGSGGAAFGPLVGGLLLEHFYWGSVFLINVPIVVVVVALAAHFVPKQQGRPEQTLNISHALMLIVAILLLVYSAKTALKGTLSPAIVTGTLLTGALMLFIFVRIQLRASKPMIDMRLFCHRIILSGVVMAMTAMIALVGFELLMAQELQFVHGFTPFEAGMFMLPLMVASGFSGPIAGVLVGKLGLRLVAAGGMGLSAVSFIGLSMLDFSTQQWQAWSLMVLLGFSAASALLASTAAIMAAAPKEKAAAAGAIETMSYELGAGLGIAIFGLLLTRSFSASIELPQELSGSLAEKAASSIGEAVKVAQDLSPMLAEATIEAAKTAFITSHSVALGSAGAMLLILATGIWFSLAKVEQR; encoded by the coding sequence ATGTTTCAAAGGTGGTTAGCGTTAGTGATTATCGTGCTGGTCTATATTCCGGTCGCGATTGACGCAACGGTACTGCATGTCGCCGCGCCGACGCTGAGTATGACGCTCGGGGCCAGCGGTAACGAATTGCTGTGGATTATTGATATTTATTCGCTGGTGATGGCGGGCATGGTGCTGCCGATGGGCGCGCTTGGGGATCGCATTGGCTTTAAAAAGCTGCTGATGCTCGGCAGCGTGCTGTTCGGCCTGTCGTCCCTGGCCGCGGCGTTTGCCCCGTCCGCCGCCTGGCTGATTGCCGCCCGTGCGACGCTGGCGATTGGCGCGGCGATGATTATCCCGGCGACCCTGGCGGGTATTCGCACCCTGTTTGTCGAGGCGCGTCACCGCAATATCGCGTTAGGCGTCTGGGCCGCGGTCGGTTCCGGCGGGGCGGCATTTGGTCCGCTGGTCGGTGGCCTGCTGCTGGAGCACTTCTACTGGGGATCGGTGTTTTTGATCAACGTCCCGATCGTGGTGGTGGTGGTCGCCCTGGCGGCGCACTTTGTACCGAAACAGCAGGGACGCCCGGAGCAGACGCTCAATATCTCTCATGCCCTGATGCTGATCGTGGCGATTTTGCTGCTGGTCTACAGCGCTAAAACCGCTCTCAAAGGCACGCTTTCTCCGGCGATTGTGACGGGAACCCTCCTGACCGGCGCGTTGATGCTGTTTATCTTCGTGCGCATCCAGCTGCGGGCCAGCAAGCCGATGATCGACATGCGCCTGTTCTGCCACCGCATTATTTTGAGCGGCGTGGTGATGGCGATGACCGCGATGATCGCCCTGGTGGGCTTTGAACTGCTGATGGCCCAGGAGCTGCAGTTTGTCCACGGCTTTACGCCGTTTGAGGCGGGCATGTTTATGCTGCCGCTGATGGTCGCCAGCGGATTTAGCGGGCCGATTGCGGGCGTGCTGGTAGGTAAACTCGGGCTGCGACTGGTCGCGGCGGGCGGTATGGGACTGAGTGCGGTGAGCTTTATTGGGCTGTCGATGCTCGATTTCAGCACCCAGCAGTGGCAGGCCTGGAGCCTGATGGTGCTGCTGGGGTTCAGCGCCGCAAGCGCACTGCTGGCCTCAACTGCTGCGATCATGGCGGCGGCACCGAAGGAAAAAGCGGCCGCAGCAGGTGCGATCGAAACCATGTCCTACGAATTAGGCGCGGGTCTTGGGATCGCGATTTTCGGTCTGCTGCTCACCCGCAGCTTCTCGGCGTCTATCGAGCTGCCGCAAGAGTTGAGCGGTTCCCTGGCTGAAAAAGCCGCGTCGTCCATCGGTGAAGCGGTGAAGGTCGCGCAGGATCTCTCGCCGATGCTGGCCGAAGCCACTATCGAGGCCGCCAAAACCGCGTTTATCACCTCGCACAGCGTCGCGCTCGGTAGCGCGGGTGCCATGCTGCTGATACTGGCGACCGGGATTTGGTTTAGCCTGGCGAAGGTGGAGCAGAGGTAA
- a CDS encoding TetR family transcriptional regulator, translated as MSYLSKDERREDILQAAMRVALSEGFSAMTVRRIAGEAGIASGQVHHHFASAGELKSLAFVRLIRDLLDAEIVGENADWRQRLHAMLGSDDGAFEPYIRLWREAQILASRDPEIKSAYVVTMEMWHQETVAIIRAGAEANAFTLSDRAENIAWRLIGLVCGLDGIYVLNMPEMDDAAFNSHLDKLITLELF; from the coding sequence ATGAGCTATTTGAGCAAGGACGAACGGCGGGAAGATATCCTGCAGGCCGCGATGCGCGTCGCGTTGAGCGAAGGGTTTAGCGCCATGACCGTGCGGCGCATTGCCGGCGAGGCCGGTATCGCTTCCGGACAGGTACATCACCACTTTGCCAGCGCTGGTGAGCTCAAATCCCTGGCCTTTGTGCGTCTGATTCGCGATCTGCTGGATGCCGAAATCGTCGGTGAAAACGCCGACTGGCGACAGCGCCTGCACGCCATGCTCGGCAGCGATGACGGCGCGTTCGAGCCCTACATCCGCCTGTGGCGGGAAGCGCAGATCCTCGCGAGTCGCGATCCGGAAATTAAAAGTGCCTATGTGGTGACGATGGAAATGTGGCATCAGGAAACCGTCGCCATTATCCGCGCGGGCGCCGAGGCAAACGCCTTTACCCTCTCCGATCGCGCAGAGAATATCGCCTGGCGATTGATTGGTTTAGTCTGCGGACTGGACGGTATCTATGTGTTAAATATGCCAGAAATGGATGACGCCGCCTTTAATAGCCATCTGGATAAATTAATTACCCTCGAATTGTTTTAA
- a CDS encoding NarK family nitrate/nitrite MFS transporter → MSQQSEKNNHYLLNNWKPENAAFWENKGKHIARRNLCISVACLLLAFCVWMLFSAVAVNLNKVGFNFTTDQLFMLTALPSLSGAILRVPYSFMVPIFGGRYWTILSTVILIVPCVWLGIAVQNSATPYWVFITIALLCGFAGANFASSMGNISFFFPKAKQGSALGINGGLGNLGVSVMQMVAPAVIFLPMFAFLGVHGVPQEDGSVLSLANAAWIWAPLLLIATLAAFFGMNDIASSKASIASQLPVLKQPHLWLLSLLYLATFGSFIGFSAGFAMLAKTQFPDVNILHLAFFGPLIGALARSAGGVVSDKLGGVRVTLVNFILMAVFSALLFLTLPGSGSGNFTAFYLVFMGLFLTAGLGSGSTFQMIAVIFRQITIYNVKLRGGSEEQAQQEAVSDTAAALGFISAIGAVGGFFIPKAFGTSLAMTGSPVGAMKVFLVFYIVCVFVTWLVYGRRQKHVKS, encoded by the coding sequence ATGTCACAACAAAGTGAGAAAAATAATCATTATCTTTTAAATAACTGGAAACCTGAAAACGCGGCATTTTGGGAAAATAAAGGCAAACACATCGCGCGACGAAATCTGTGTATCTCGGTCGCTTGTCTGCTCCTCGCCTTCTGCGTCTGGATGTTATTTAGTGCTGTTGCGGTCAATCTTAATAAAGTCGGCTTTAATTTCACCACCGATCAGCTTTTCATGTTAACCGCATTACCTTCCCTCTCCGGCGCTATATTGCGCGTCCCCTATTCCTTTATGGTGCCAATATTTGGCGGTCGTTACTGGACAATATTAAGCACCGTGATTTTGATTGTTCCCTGCGTGTGGCTCGGGATCGCCGTACAGAATAGCGCTACGCCGTACTGGGTCTTTATCACCATCGCCCTGCTGTGCGGATTTGCCGGGGCGAACTTCGCCTCCAGCATGGGTAATATCAGTTTCTTCTTCCCGAAAGCCAAACAGGGCAGCGCGCTGGGGATTAACGGCGGGCTGGGTAATCTGGGCGTCAGCGTGATGCAGATGGTAGCCCCGGCGGTGATTTTCCTGCCGATGTTCGCGTTTCTCGGCGTTCACGGCGTGCCGCAGGAGGACGGCTCTGTGCTGTCGCTGGCCAACGCCGCCTGGATCTGGGCGCCGCTGCTGCTGATTGCCACCCTCGCCGCCTTTTTCGGCATGAACGATATCGCCAGCTCGAAAGCCTCGATTGCCAGCCAGCTGCCGGTGCTGAAACAGCCGCACCTGTGGCTGCTGAGCCTGCTCTATCTGGCGACCTTCGGCTCCTTTATCGGCTTTTCCGCGGGCTTTGCGATGCTGGCGAAAACCCAGTTCCCGGATGTGAACATTCTCCATCTCGCCTTCTTCGGCCCGCTCATCGGCGCGCTGGCGCGTTCGGCGGGCGGCGTGGTGTCGGACAAACTCGGCGGCGTACGCGTCACGCTGGTGAACTTTATCCTGATGGCGGTCTTCAGCGCCCTGCTGTTCCTGACGCTCCCCGGCTCCGGCTCTGGCAACTTCACCGCCTTCTATCTGGTGTTTATGGGCCTGTTCCTCACTGCTGGGTTAGGCAGCGGCTCCACCTTCCAGATGATCGCTGTCATCTTCCGTCAGATCACTATCTACAACGTCAAACTGCGCGGCGGCAGCGAAGAGCAAGCCCAGCAGGAAGCGGTGTCGGACACCGCGGCGGCGCTCGGGTTTATCTCCGCCATCGGCGCGGTCGGCGGCTTCTTCATTCCTAAAGCATTCGGTACCTCGCTGGCAATGACCGGTTCGCCCGTCGGCGCGATGAAAGTCTTCCTCGTGTTTTATATCGTCTGCGTGTTCGTCACCTGGCTGGTCTATGGCCGCCGACAGAAACACGTCAAATCATAA